One region of Miscanthus floridulus cultivar M001 chromosome 19, ASM1932011v1, whole genome shotgun sequence genomic DNA includes:
- the LOC136526743 gene encoding uncharacterized protein isoform X2, translating into MVEAGASFMDKVEAAADDVVVDGASVGVGDAGKEEEMAPVEPLPEPPDDGRPVAWPMPDFCPLTIDGALKESFLEALRKDAAEMERPAREEAEEELSPDSRPSSSKRHRAGTASPSSRTSPYRNILQVFQQCRQDVVGETPTKN; encoded by the exons ATGGTGGAGGCTGGCGCGAGCTTCATG GATAAGGTCGAGGCGGCGGCGGACGACGTCGTCGTCGACGGGGCGAGCGTGGGCGTCGGGGACGCagggaaggaggaggagatggCGCCCGTGGAGCCCCTGCCGGAGCCTCCGGACGACGGCAGGCCCGTCGCGTGGCCCATGCCGGACTTCTGCCCTCTCACG ATCGATGGGGCGCTGAAGGAGTCGTTCCTGGAGGCTCTGCGGAAGGACGCGGCGGAGATGGAGCGGCCTGCGCGGGAGGAGGCGGAGGAAGAGCTCAGCCCGGACTCGCGGCCGTCCAGCAGCAAGCGCCACCGCGCCGGCAccgcctcgccgtcgtccagGACCAGCCCCTACCGCAACATCCTGCAGGTGTTCCAGCAGTGCAGGCAGGACGTCGTCGGGGAGACTCCCACCAAGAACTGA
- the LOC136526742 gene encoding putative transcription elongation factor SPT5 homolog 1, which produces MARRDHDDDDEIEEEDEEEAYDLDEEEEEDEEDDYEEEARRGKASRGGGGRKRSREDNFIDDSAIEDEDEDDDDDDGGGRPRKKGGGGVRGFFDEEAQVDEDEEEEDEGEGEDDFINDAGADLPDENVIRGSRRHSIPMRDEEEDIDEIERQVRERYARSTHIEYGEEAAEVEQQALLPSVKDPKLWMVKCAIGHERETAICLMQKYIDRTDLQIKSVVALDHLKNYIYVEAEKEAHVKEACKGLRNIYASAKITLVPIKEMADVLSVESKSVDLSRDSWVRMKLGIYKGDLAKVVDVDNVRQRVDVKLIPRIDLQALASKLEGREAVKKKAFVPPPRFFNIDEAREMHIRVERRRDKESGEYFEWVDNLKFKDGFLYKSVSTKSIHTNNIQPTFDELEKFKKPGEDMNGDMASLSTLFANRKKGHFMKGDAVIVVKGDLKNLEGWVEKVEDETVHIRPKISDLPKTLAFNEKELCKYFKPGDHVKVISGVQEGATGMVVKVEGHVLIILSDTTKEHIHVFADHVVESSEITTGITRIGDYELHDLVLLDNLSFGVIIRVEAEAFQVLKGVPDRPEVVLVKLREIKSKIDRRSSAKDRSNNIISAKDVVRVIEGACKGKQGPVEHIHKGILFIYDRHHLEHAGFICAKAQSCLLVGGSTGGRRGNGMDTADARLGALRSSASILQSPGRLPPRGPIMNYGGRFGGGRGGRGHDALVGKCIKIKSGPYKGYRGRVKEVTGALVRVELDSLMKIVTVKRDDIADTPTVATPFREPRYSLGGETPMHPSRTPHHAYQTPMRDPGATPIHDGMRTPMRSRAWAPMSPPRDNWEDGNPATWGSSPAYQPGTPQARPYEAPTPGSGWANTPGVSFNDAPTPRDNYANAPSPYVPSTPVGQPMTPNSAAYLPGTPGGQPMTPGNVGMDIMSPIIGGEGDGTWLLPDVLVNVLRGGDDGPGVVREVLGDGSCRVALGSSGNGDMVTVLPNEVEVIRPKKSDRIKILNGNFRGYTGKLIGIDGSDGIVRLDDTYEVKILDMVILAKLAT; this is translated from the exons ATGGCTCGACGcgaccacgacgacgacgacgagatcgaggaggaggacgaggaggaggcctaCGACCtggacgaggaggaagaggaggacgaggaagacgacTACGAGGAGGAGGCGAGGCGCGGGAAGGcctcccgcggcggcggcgggcggaagCGGTCGCGCGAAGACAACTTTATTGACGACTCGGCcatcgaggatgaggacgaggatgacgacgacgacgacggcgggggCCGGCCGAggaagaagggcggcggcggggtgcgAGGGTTCTTCGACGAGGAGGCCCAGGTcgacgaggatgaggaagaagaggacgaagGCGAGGGCGAGGACG ATTTTATTAATGATGCTGGGGCCGACCTTCCTGATGAGAATGTTATTAGGGGCTCAAGACGTCATTCTATTCCTATGAGGGATGAGGAAGAGGACATTGATGAAATTGAGAGACAAGTGCGGGAGAGATATGCAAGATCCACTCATATTGAGTACGGTGAGGAAGCAGCAGAAGTGGAACAGCAAGCTCTGCTGCCCTCCGTGAAGGATCCTAAACTATGGATGGTCAAATGTGCG ATTGGACATGAGAGAGAGACTGCGATTTGTCTGATGCAAAAGTACATCGATAGGACAGACCTTCAGATAAAGTCAGTCGTGGCATTGGATCATCTAAAAAATTATATTTATGTTGAAGCTGAAAAGGAGGCCCATGTCAAAGAG GCTTGCAAAGGTCTACGAAACATTTATGCTTCAGCAAAAATAACATTAGTACCGATAAAAGAAATGGCAGATGTCCTCTCTGTTGAGAGCAAATCTGTTGATCTTTCAAGGGATTCTTGGGTCCGAATGAAATTGGGCATATATAAAGGTGACCTTGCTAAG GTTGTTGATGTTGACAATGTACGTCAAAGAGTAGATGTGAAGCTGATCCCTAGAATAGATCTACAAGCTTTGGCTAGTAAACTG GAAGGGAGGGAGGCTGTAAAGAAGAAAGCATTTGTCCCACCACCACGATTCTTCAATATCGATGAGGCGAG GGAGATGCATATTCGTGTGGAACGGAGGCGAGATAAAGAATCTGGGGAGTACTTTGAGTGGGTTGATAATTTGAAGTTCAAAGATGGTTTCTTGTACAAATCAGTCTCCACTAAATCAATCCACACAAATAATATTCAACCGACTTTTGATGAGCTTGAGAAGTTTAAGAAGCCTGGTGAAGACATGAATGGCGACATGGCTAGCTTGTCCACTCTGTTTGCAAACAGGAAAAAAGGGCACTTTATGAAGGGTGATGCCGTCATTGTTGTTAAAGGCGATTTGAAAAATCTGGAGGGGTGGGTTGAGAAAGTAGAGGATGAAACCGTTCACATCAGACCAAAAATATCTGATCTTCCG AAAACATTAGCCTTCAATGAAAAGGAACTTTGCAAATATTTCAAGCCTGGTGACCATGTCAAGGTGATCTCAGGTGTTCAAGAAGGTGCTACTGGCATGGTTGTTAAAGTGGAAGGGCATGTCTTGATAATTTTGTCTGACACAACTAAAGAACAT ATCCATGTGTTTGCTGATCATGTCGTCGAAAGCTCTGAAATTACCACAGGAATCACCAGAATTGGTGATTATGAACTGCATGATCTTGTCCTTTTAGA CAACTTGTCATTTGGAGTAATTATAAGGGTGGAAGCTGAAGCATTTCAG GTTCTGAAAGGAGTGCCAGATAGACCTGAAGTTGTGCTCGTGAAATTAagagaaataaaaagcaaaattgaTAGGCGCTCATCAGCTAAAGATCGTTCTAATAATATCATCTCTGCGAAGGATGTTGTAAGGGTTATTGAAGGAGCATGCAAG GGGAAGCAAGGACCTGTGGAACACATACACAAGGGGATACTATTTATCTATGACAGGCATCACCTTGAACATGCAGGCTTTATTTGTGCAAAAGCGCAGTCTTGCCTTCTTGTTGGTGGATCAACTGGTGGCCGTCGAGGAAAT GGTATGGACACAGCTGATGCACGGCTTGGTGCTTTGAGATCTTCAGCAAGCATTCTGCAATCTCCAGGAAGGCTGCCCCCAAGAGGACCTATTATGAATT ATGGTGGAAGGTTTGGAGGCGGCCGTGGTGGTAGAGGACATGACGCCTTGGTGGGTAAATGTATAAAAATTAAATCTGGCCCTTATAAGGGATACCGTGGCCGTGTTAAAGAGGTGACTGGTGCACTCGTACGTGTAGAGCTTGATTCATTGATGAAGATCGTCACAG TTAAAAGAGATGATATTGCTGACACACCTACTGTTGCGACACCATTCCG TGAACCTCGTTATTCATTGGGCGGTGAAACACCAATGCACCCGTCTCGAACGCCACATCATGCTTATCAGACTCCAATGCGTGACCCTGGAG CAACACCAATACATGACGGGATGCGGACTCCCATGCGAAGTCGAGCCTGGGCTCCTATGAGCCCTCCGAG GGATAATTGGGAAGATGGAAATCCTGCTACTTGGGGTAGCAGTCCAGCTTACCAG CCAGGAACCCCACAAGCTCGGCCATACGAAGCCCCCACACCTGGTTCAGGGTGGGCAAACACTCCAGGAGTTAGTTTCAATGATGCTCCTACTCCCAGGGATAACTATG CAAATGCCCCAAGTCCATATGTGCCTTCCACGCCTGTTGGTCAACCAATGACACCAAACTCAGCTGCATATCTTCCGGGCACACCTGGTGGTCAACCAATGACCCCAGGCAATGTTGGAATGGATATAATGTCCCCGATAATAG GTGGTGAGGGTGACGGTACATGGCTGTTGCCGGATGTTTTGGTCAATGTGTTGAGGGGAGGTGATGACGGGCCTGGTGTGGTTAGGGAAGTACTCGGG GATGGATCTTGCCGAGTTGCACTTGGGTCGTCGGGCAATGGTGACATGGTGACAGTCCTTCCAAACGAGGTCGAGGTCATCAGGCCAAAGAAGAGTGACAGGATCAAGATATTGAATGGTAATTTCCGTGGATACACAGGAAAACTCATAGGTATAGATGGTTCTGACGGAATAGTGAGGCTTGACGACACATACGAAGTTAAGATATTAGATATGGTGATTTTGGCCAAACTGGCGACTTGA
- the LOC136526743 gene encoding uncharacterized protein isoform X1: MVEAGASFMVPGIAPVRSIGWCLLTMGGLCLRAQDKVEAAADDVVVDGASVGVGDAGKEEEMAPVEPLPEPPDDGRPVAWPMPDFCPLTIDGALKESFLEALRKDAAEMERPAREEAEEELSPDSRPSSSKRHRAGTASPSSRTSPYRNILQVFQQCRQDVVGETPTKN; the protein is encoded by the exons ATGGTGGAGGCTGGCGCGAGCTTCATGGTACCCGGAATCGCCCCCGTGCGCTCGATCGGATGGTGTTTGCTGACCATGGGTGGGCTTTGTTTGCGGGCGCAGGATAAGGTCGAGGCGGCGGCGGACGACGTCGTCGTCGACGGGGCGAGCGTGGGCGTCGGGGACGCagggaaggaggaggagatggCGCCCGTGGAGCCCCTGCCGGAGCCTCCGGACGACGGCAGGCCCGTCGCGTGGCCCATGCCGGACTTCTGCCCTCTCACG ATCGATGGGGCGCTGAAGGAGTCGTTCCTGGAGGCTCTGCGGAAGGACGCGGCGGAGATGGAGCGGCCTGCGCGGGAGGAGGCGGAGGAAGAGCTCAGCCCGGACTCGCGGCCGTCCAGCAGCAAGCGCCACCGCGCCGGCAccgcctcgccgtcgtccagGACCAGCCCCTACCGCAACATCCTGCAGGTGTTCCAGCAGTGCAGGCAGGACGTCGTCGGGGAGACTCCCACCAAGAACTGA